Proteins encoded by one window of Armatimonadota bacterium:
- a CDS encoding branched-chain amino acid ABC transporter ATP-binding protein/permease, whose translation MGFVVGAAAGRRPAPQTWMVLGAGVLVIVLPFVLRDTFLLNAFFLVFLFGAMAQAWNLIGGYAGQISFGHAVFFGLGAYAGAVLLSRYGLSPWLSLWVGAAVSVLVSLLIGFPTLRLRRHFFALATLALGEIMRILFLNWPYVGAAIGLYLPLEYRNRFAYLMWDSKVPYYFTALALLVLATGVTAVVDRHRAGIYLRALNQDEDAAGMLGIPIRRYKLYAMALSAALTSLCGTVYALYVLYIDPYNVMAGRISLLIVVIALIGGRATVAGPVLGAVFIILLSEYTRSWLGGAGGGVDFILFGALIMAVSIREPQGLMGLLRRRSLGPDTVAEDIARSEQPIRPAAVVTRQSHADQLPSAPGAAREVVLRVVGLSKRFGGVQAVRGVTLEVYRGEICGLIGPNGAGKSTLFDCITGFQRPDRGALYLNGRALSSPTPHTTAWAGAGRTFQGLRVFADLTVWENLMCGQEHRGEGLWRATLHGHPPAAEARGRTLLESFGLGPLRDQPAGALSYGQQKLLSIAMAVLREPALVLLDEPVAGVNPVLAEEITEHIRRLNAQGVTFLVIEHNMEVIMALAHRILFMAGGEIIAHGPPGEIQRHEKVLELYYGR comes from the coding sequence ATGGGCTTCGTCGTCGGTGCCGCCGCGGGCCGCCGTCCGGCCCCGCAGACCTGGATGGTCCTCGGTGCGGGCGTCCTGGTCATCGTCCTGCCCTTCGTCCTGCGCGACACCTTCTTGCTCAATGCTTTCTTCCTGGTCTTCCTCTTCGGCGCCATGGCGCAGGCCTGGAACCTGATCGGCGGCTACGCAGGGCAGATCTCCTTCGGCCATGCGGTGTTTTTCGGGCTGGGCGCCTATGCCGGCGCGGTGTTGCTGAGCCGATATGGCCTCAGCCCCTGGCTGAGCCTCTGGGTCGGCGCCGCCGTTTCCGTGCTGGTCTCGCTCCTGATCGGCTTCCCCACCCTTCGGCTGCGGCGGCACTTCTTCGCGCTGGCCACGCTGGCCCTGGGCGAGATCATGCGCATTCTGTTTCTGAACTGGCCGTACGTCGGCGCGGCGATCGGCCTTTATCTCCCGCTGGAATACCGAAATCGCTTCGCCTATCTCATGTGGGACAGCAAGGTGCCCTACTACTTCACGGCGCTGGCGCTGCTGGTCCTGGCCACGGGCGTGACGGCGGTGGTGGACCGTCACCGCGCCGGCATCTACCTTCGCGCGCTCAACCAGGACGAGGACGCCGCCGGAATGCTGGGCATTCCGATCCGGCGGTACAAGCTCTACGCCATGGCGCTGTCCGCGGCGCTGACCTCGTTGTGCGGGACCGTCTACGCCCTGTACGTGCTGTACATCGATCCCTACAACGTCATGGCCGGGCGGATCTCCCTGCTGATCGTGGTCATCGCCTTGATCGGCGGCCGGGCGACGGTGGCCGGACCGGTGCTGGGCGCCGTCTTCATCATCCTCCTCAGCGAATACACCCGCTCCTGGCTGGGCGGCGCAGGCGGTGGTGTGGACTTCATCCTCTTCGGCGCGCTGATCATGGCCGTTTCCATCCGGGAACCGCAGGGCCTGATGGGATTGCTGCGGCGACGGAGCCTGGGACCGGATACCGTCGCCGAGGACATCGCCCGCAGCGAGCAGCCGATCCGGCCGGCTGCCGTCGTGACGCGGCAGTCCCACGCAGACCAGCTGCCGTCCGCGCCGGGTGCCGCCCGGGAGGTCGTGCTGCGCGTGGTGGGACTGAGCAAGCGCTTCGGCGGGGTGCAGGCCGTCCGCGGCGTCACCCTGGAGGTCTACCGCGGCGAGATCTGCGGCCTGATCGGTCCCAACGGTGCCGGCAAGAGCACGCTGTTCGACTGCATCACCGGATTCCAGCGACCGGATCGGGGGGCCCTCTATCTGAATGGCCGCGCCCTGTCCTCCCCGACGCCGCACACGACGGCCTGGGCCGGGGCCGGACGGACGTTCCAGGGGCTGCGCGTCTTTGCGGACCTCACGGTCTGGGAGAATCTGATGTGCGGGCAGGAGCACCGCGGCGAGGGTCTGTGGAGAGCGACACTCCACGGTCACCCGCCCGCCGCCGAGGCTCGCGGTCGCACACTGCTCGAATCCTTCGGACTAGGGCCGCTTCGCGACCAGCCCGCCGGGGCGCTCTCCTACGGGCAGCAGAAACTGCTGTCGATTGCCATGGCGGTGCTGCGCGAGCCGGCCCTCGTGCTCCTCGACGAGCCCGTGGCCGGCGTCAACCCTGTGCTGGCCGAGGAGATCACGGAGCACATCCGCCGGCTCAACGCCCAGGGGGTCACCTTCCTGGTCATCGAGCACAACATGGAGGTGATCATGGCCCTGGCGCACCGGATCCTGTTCATGGCCGGCGGCGAGATCATTGCCCATGGTCCGCCCGGCGAGATTCAGCGGCACGAGAAGGTTCTGGAGCTGTACTACGGACGATGA
- a CDS encoding ABC transporter ATP-binding protein, translated as MMRDLGGPSAPPPDPAAPADQALLTLTGVHSGYDRREIIRGVSLTVRPAEIVAMIGPNGAGKSTLLKTIFGFLPPSAGEIRLAGEPIGGRTPPEVLRRGICYVMQGYSILPNLTVEENLELGAYIRTDRGVRGDVERLLDLFPILRERRRQRARVLSGGERRMLEIARVLLLAPRLVLLDEPTIGLAPSIIDEVYRIVQDLRRRGIALLIVEQNARTALRHADRAYVLEQGRVRFEGSGEEILHDPEVQRAYLGSAGGV; from the coding sequence ATGATGAGGGATCTTGGCGGCCCTTCCGCCCCGCCGCCCGACCCGGCGGCGCCGGCCGACCAGGCGCTGCTCACCCTGACCGGTGTGCACTCCGGCTATGACCGCCGAGAGATCATTCGCGGCGTCAGTCTGACCGTTCGGCCGGCGGAGATCGTGGCGATGATCGGTCCCAACGGCGCGGGCAAGTCCACCCTGCTGAAGACCATCTTCGGCTTCCTGCCGCCGTCGGCCGGTGAGATCCGCCTCGCCGGGGAACCGATCGGCGGCCGGACGCCCCCCGAAGTCCTGCGCCGCGGGATCTGCTACGTGATGCAGGGATACAGCATCCTTCCCAATCTCACCGTTGAGGAGAACCTCGAGTTGGGGGCGTACATCCGTACCGACCGTGGTGTGCGCGGGGATGTGGAGCGCCTGCTGGACCTGTTCCCGATCCTGCGGGAACGGCGGCGTCAGCGGGCGCGGGTCCTCTCGGGCGGCGAGCGGCGGATGCTGGAGATCGCCCGCGTGCTGCTCCTCGCTCCCCGCTTGGTGCTGCTCGACGAACCGACCATCGGGCTGGCCCCCAGCATCATCGACGAGGTCTACCGCATCGTCCAGGACCTGCGCCGTCGGGGCATCGCGCTGCTGATCGTCGAGCAGAACGCCCGCACGGCCCTGAGGCATGCCGATCGCGCGTATGTGCTGGAGCAGGGGCGCGTGCGGTTCGAGGGCAGCGGCGAGGAGATCCTCCACGACCCGGAGGTGCAGAGAGCGTATCTGGGGTCAGCGGGCGGAGTCTGA
- a CDS encoding ABC transporter permease: MWPMPSSIRAFAMGSAPAALPARRPRSPWALAWLRLLRNRAAMAGLIIVLAFTATAIIGDRLVPFDPFRQSLASALRAPGWPHLLGTDEFGRDILSRVVHGARISSVIGLAGMGFGLVVGGSMGTAGGYLGGRTDQVTMRLIDILLAFPGMLLALAIASFLGPGLENVLVAVGIYSVPLYARVVRGSVLTLRTQEFVEAARALGASDLRILWRHILPNALTPVIVLSSLRFADVILTASGLSFLGLGAQPPTPEWGAMLASGRVYLRVAPWVAVFPGVALALVVFGFNLLGDGLRDALDPRMKV, from the coding sequence ATGTGGCCTATGCCTTCATCGATCCGCGCATTCGCTATGGGTAGCGCGCCCGCCGCCCTCCCCGCCCGGCGGCCTCGGTCTCCGTGGGCGTTGGCCTGGCTGCGTCTCCTCCGGAACCGAGCGGCCATGGCGGGGCTGATCATTGTGCTGGCTTTCACGGCCACGGCGATCATCGGGGACCGACTGGTGCCCTTCGACCCGTTTCGGCAGAGCCTGGCCAGCGCGCTGCGCGCCCCCGGGTGGCCTCATCTTTTGGGGACCGATGAATTCGGCCGCGACATCCTCAGCCGGGTGGTGCACGGGGCCAGGATCTCCTCCGTCATCGGCCTGGCCGGGATGGGGTTCGGGCTGGTGGTCGGGGGCAGCATGGGCACCGCGGGAGGATACCTGGGGGGCCGGACCGACCAGGTCACGATGCGGCTCATCGATATCCTCCTGGCCTTCCCCGGCATGCTGTTGGCCCTGGCCATCGCCAGTTTCCTGGGCCCGGGTCTGGAGAATGTGCTGGTGGCCGTGGGGATCTACTCGGTTCCGCTCTACGCGCGGGTGGTGCGCGGCTCCGTGCTGACCCTGCGCACCCAGGAGTTCGTCGAGGCGGCGCGGGCTCTGGGCGCCTCTGACCTGCGCATCCTGTGGCGGCACATCCTCCCCAACGCCCTGACCCCGGTCATTGTCCTCTCCAGCCTGCGCTTTGCAGACGTCATCCTGACGGCGTCGGGTCTGAGTTTTCTCGGCCTGGGCGCGCAACCGCCCACCCCCGAGTGGGGCGCGATGCTCGCCAGCGGCCGGGTCTACCTGCGGGTGGCGCCGTGGGTGGCGGTCTTCCCCGGGGTGGCCCTGGCCTTGGTGGTCTTCGGCTTCAACCTCCTCGGGGACGGCCTGCGTGATGCCCTGGATCCCCGCATGAAGGTGTAG
- a CDS encoding ABC transporter permease, with product MGGYVARRLLLLPPVLLGVLTVVFVLMRAVPGDPARLIAGPEATQVELEAVRREWGLDAPLPVQYLQYLSRVARGDLGESIRSRRPVTVELAARFPNTLQLALASLLIMTVLGVSVGIVAATHQNTFLDYASMTVALVGISMPVFWLGLMLMLLFSLYLGWLPATGKDGLAHVILPAITLGTALTAVVARITRASMLEVLRQDYIRTARAKGLSERLVVWAHALRNALIPTVTVVGLNFGGLLSGAVLTETVFAWPGIGRLIVDAIEMRDYAIVQGGVLLVALTYSLVNLIVDVAYAFIDPRIRYG from the coding sequence GTGGGCGGGTATGTAGCGCGCCGGCTGCTGTTGCTGCCGCCGGTTCTCCTGGGGGTCCTGACCGTCGTCTTTGTGCTCATGCGGGCCGTGCCGGGGGATCCGGCCCGCCTCATCGCCGGCCCCGAGGCTACCCAGGTCGAGCTGGAGGCGGTGCGACGGGAGTGGGGGCTTGATGCCCCCCTCCCGGTCCAGTACCTGCAATACTTGAGCCGGGTCGCCCGCGGGGACCTGGGCGAATCCATCAGAAGTCGCCGTCCTGTCACCGTCGAACTGGCGGCCCGCTTCCCCAACACGCTGCAGCTGGCCCTGGCCAGTCTGCTCATCATGACGGTGCTGGGGGTCTCGGTCGGGATCGTGGCCGCCACCCATCAGAACACCTTCCTGGACTACGCCAGCATGACGGTGGCGCTGGTCGGGATCTCCATGCCCGTGTTCTGGCTCGGGCTGATGCTGATGCTGTTGTTCTCCCTGTACCTGGGCTGGCTCCCGGCGACGGGGAAGGACGGCCTGGCGCATGTGATCCTGCCGGCCATCACGCTGGGGACGGCTCTGACGGCGGTGGTGGCGCGGATTACCCGGGCCAGCATGCTTGAGGTCTTGCGCCAGGACTATATCCGCACGGCACGGGCCAAAGGCCTGAGCGAGCGTCTCGTCGTCTGGGCCCACGCCTTGCGCAACGCCCTCATCCCCACGGTGACCGTGGTGGGGTTGAATTTCGGCGGTCTGCTCTCCGGCGCCGTCCTGACCGAGACCGTCTTCGCCTGGCCCGGCATCGGCCGGCTCATCGTGGACGCCATCGAGATGCGCGACTATGCCATCGTCCAGGGCGGCGTCCTCCTGGTCGCGCTGACCTACTCCCTGGTCAACCTGATCGTGGATGTGGCCTATGCCTTCATCGATCCGCGCATTCGCTATGGGTAG